In one window of Ovis aries strain OAR_USU_Benz2616 breed Rambouillet chromosome 3, ARS-UI_Ramb_v3.0, whole genome shotgun sequence DNA:
- the LOC101120737 gene encoding large ribosomal subunit protein uL1-like, with protein sequence MSSKVSRDTLCEAVREVLHGNQRNSRKFLETVELQIRLKNYDPQKDKHFSGTVRLKSTPRPKFSMCVLGDQQHCDEAKAVDIPHMDIEVLKKLNKNKKLVKKLAKQYDAFLASESLIKQIPRILGPGLNKAGKFLSLLTHNENMVAKADEVKSTIKSQMKKVLCLAVAVGHMKMTDNEVVYNIHLAVNFLVSLLKKNWQNVRALYIKSAMGKPQCLY encoded by the coding sequence ATGAGCAGCAAAGTCTCCCGCGACACCCTCTGCGAGGCAGTGCGGGAAGTCCTGCATGGCAACCAGCGCAACAGCAGAAAGTTTTTGGAGACGGTGGAGCTTCAGATCAGACTGAAGAACTATGACCCTCAGAAGGACAAACATTTCTCTGGCACCGTCAGGCTTAAGTCCACTCCCCGCCCCAAGTTCTCCATGTGTGTCTTGGGGGACCAGCAGCATTGTGATGAGGCCAAGGCTGTGGATATCCCCCACATGGACATCGAGGTGCTGAAAAAACTCAACAAGAATAAGAAACTGGTCAAGAAGCTGGCCAAGCAATATGATGCCTTTTTGGCTTCAGAGTCTCTAATCAAGCAGATCCCCCGAATCCTGGGCCCAGGCCTGAACAAGGCTGGCAAGTTCCTTTCCTTGCTGACCCACAATGAGAACATGGTGGCCAAAGCTGATGAAGTGAAGTCCACGATCAAGTCCCAGATGAAGAAGGTGCTGTGTCTGGCAGTGGCTGTTGGCCACATGAAGATGACAGATAATGAGGTTGTGTACAACATCCACTTAGCTGTCAACTTCCTGGTATCATTGCTTAAGAAAAATTGGCAGAATGTCAGGGCCTTGTACATTAAGAGCGCCATGGGCAAGCCCCAGTGTCTGTACTAA